In a genomic window of Leptospira brenneri:
- a CDS encoding ribonuclease H-like domain-containing protein — translation MFGSHLTSSLQLFPGIGERKEKQLFGAGVYDWNSLIQYQKQKMDPLLPSVSILEERKEELEIQLSESNFIFFTNELPSLEYWRLWQNFPERFCFLDIETTGISESSVTTVVSIYQDKVMLTFERGKDLEFLFDSISPEDILVTYNGRRFDIPFLEKEFHYRVKNPQLDLMNLLHSIGIKGGLKKSEVQLGLVRPEEIAGMDGRQAPLLWFEYQRTDNKEALEKLIAYNREDTKNLEIVLEKTIDRLTENRLF, via the coding sequence ATGTTCGGATCTCATCTGACATCTAGCCTTCAACTTTTTCCTGGTATCGGCGAAAGGAAAGAGAAACAATTATTTGGTGCTGGTGTGTATGATTGGAATTCGCTTATTCAATACCAAAAACAAAAAATGGATCCCTTACTTCCTTCAGTTTCTATTTTAGAAGAACGAAAAGAAGAGTTAGAAATCCAATTATCTGAATCTAACTTTATTTTTTTTACAAATGAACTTCCCAGTCTGGAATACTGGAGGTTATGGCAAAATTTTCCAGAAAGGTTTTGTTTTTTAGATATTGAAACCACTGGGATCTCCGAATCTTCCGTAACAACTGTTGTGAGTATTTATCAAGACAAAGTAATGTTAACGTTTGAAAGAGGAAAGGATTTAGAATTTCTTTTTGATTCCATCTCACCTGAGGACATCCTTGTTACTTACAATGGAAGAAGATTTGATATTCCTTTTTTAGAGAAAGAATTTCATTACCGAGTGAAGAACCCGCAGTTAGATTTGATGAATCTTTTGCATTCCATTGGAATCAAAGGAGGATTAAAAAAATCCGAAGTACAACTTGGTCTTGTTCGACCAGAAGAAATCGCTGGGATGGATGGAAGGCAAGCTCCACTATTATGGTTTGAATACCAGAGAACGGATAACAAAGAAGCCTTGGAAAAACTAATCGCTTATAATAGAGAAGATACTAAAAACTTAGAAATTGTTTTAGAAAAAACGATCGATAGGCTTACAGAAAATCGTTTGTTCTAG
- a CDS encoding CBS domain-containing protein, with product MSVKDILKDKASSVLSIEEDRNVLEATQMMVGAKVGSLIVTFQGKLVGIFTERDLMRVVAKDHTNVDKIKLKDVMTTQLTVAGPDEDVDDILNNMITKRFRHMPVLDGDKIIGLISIGDAVKTKLNRTQAEMSILREYMYGPH from the coding sequence ATGTCCGTAAAAGATATCCTCAAAGACAAAGCATCCTCCGTTCTTTCCATCGAAGAAGATAGAAATGTATTGGAAGCCACCCAGATGATGGTTGGTGCCAAAGTGGGATCTCTAATTGTTACCTTCCAAGGGAAACTTGTGGGAATCTTTACTGAAAGAGATTTGATGCGAGTGGTTGCCAAAGACCATACAAACGTAGACAAAATCAAATTGAAAGATGTTATGACCACTCAACTCACAGTGGCAGGTCCCGACGAAGATGTGGATGATATCTTAAACAACATGATCACCAAAAGATTCCGCCATATGCCGGTTCTCGACGGAGACAAAATCATTGGTCTGATCTCGATTGGTGATGCGGTCAAAACAAAATTAAACAGAACCCAAGCCGAGATGAGTATCCTCAGAGAGTATATGTATGGACCTCACTAG